One window of the Rhinoraja longicauda isolate Sanriku21f chromosome 2, sRhiLon1.1, whole genome shotgun sequence genome contains the following:
- the LOC144609216 gene encoding sperm microtubule associated protein 1-like: MWFGGRLSRFAPSPPAEELRRRERAFLLDCVAVSSISRGHSRSAPRAGSVIPPYNPQRDCHAAAYFTTRPLLPLLRKTGQAGGGTSVHGAVVDRFEICGEAACYLRTRNKNGAGYSAEQVKGHSLFLTGIKPVFGYNGLYGYRRNTPALRRLPSSFGMTSLSPHY, encoded by the exons ATGTGGTTCGGTGGACGCCTCTCTCGTTTCGCCCCCTCTCCCCCGGCAGAGGAGCTGCGGCGGAGGGAGCGGGCTTTCCTGCTGGACTGTGTGGCTGTCAGCTCCATCTCCAGGGGCCACAGCCGCTCTGCGCCCAGAGCTGGGAGTGTAATCCCACCCTACAACCCACAGAGAGACTGCCACGCCGCCGCCTACTTCACGACCAGACCCCTCTTGCCACTGTTGAGAAAAACCGGCCAa GCGGGCGGTGGGACCTCTGTCCACGGCGCGGTGGTCGATCGATTCGAGATTTGTGGAGAGGCAGCCTGCTACCTGCGAACAAGGAACAAAAACGGCGCAG GTTACTCGGCGGAGCAAGTGAAAGGCCATTCTCTCTTTCTCACTGGAATTAAGCCTGTATTTGGATACAACGGTCTATATGGCTACAGGAGGAACACGCCAGCATTGCGAAGACTCCCATCGTCTTTTGGTATGACCAGCCTGTCACCACATTATTGA